A genomic window from Sulfurimonas paralvinellae includes:
- a CDS encoding OmpA family protein produces MKYSGIIILIFVTFFATGCVTKGTYEATVAELDKTKSSLSDAQTRISLQNAQIDAQKIALEKNRQEIEKTKKELAKLNEKKAALEKEYSDTQALLNASQRKLETMSQIEAETKKRNEIYARFVNQLQKMIDAGQLSVSIEKGRIVINLPDNILFKTGHANVNEEGQKVLKQIAGVLKEFKDRKFQVEGHTDNVPIKSARYPSNWELSTARALNVVHLMTEEGVDPKNISAAGYGEFQPRANNETPEGRKLNRRIEIIMLPNLEILSNELPKVMK; encoded by the coding sequence ATGAAGTATAGTGGAATAATCATTCTGATATTTGTCACATTTTTTGCGACAGGTTGTGTAACAAAAGGAACGTATGAAGCTACTGTTGCAGAACTCGATAAAACGAAAAGTTCACTCAGTGATGCTCAAACCAGAATCAGTCTGCAAAATGCACAGATAGATGCGCAAAAAATAGCATTGGAAAAAAATCGACAGGAAATTGAAAAAACGAAAAAAGAACTTGCTAAGCTCAATGAGAAAAAAGCAGCGCTGGAAAAAGAGTATAGTGATACGCAAGCACTTTTAAATGCTTCACAGAGAAAGCTTGAAACAATGAGCCAGATCGAAGCAGAGACAAAGAAACGTAATGAGATATATGCTCGTTTTGTCAATCAGTTACAGAAGATGATCGATGCAGGACAGTTGAGTGTAAGTATTGAAAAAGGGCGTATCGTTATTAATTTACCTGACAATATTCTTTTTAAAACAGGTCACGCAAATGTAAACGAAGAGGGTCAAAAGGTCTTAAAACAGATTGCAGGTGTACTCAAAGAATTTAAGGACAGAAAATTTCAGGTTGAAGGACATACTGATAATGTCCCAATTAAAAGTGCACGCTATCCTAGTAACTGGGAACTTTCAACTGCCCGCGCTTTGAATGTTGTTCATTTAATGACAGAAGAAGGAGTTGATCCTAAAAATATTTCTGCAGCAGGCTATGGAGAGTTCCAGCCACGTGCAAACAATGAGACTCCGGAAGGTAGAAAACTAAATCGTCGTATTGAGATCATTATGCTCCCTAATTTAGAGATTCTCTCTAATGAACTACCAAAAGTTATGAAGTAA
- the ychF gene encoding redox-regulated ATPase YchF, producing the protein MGLAIGLVGLPNVGKSTTFNALTKAQNAEAANYPFCTIEPNKAVVPVPDKRLHELAKIVNPERIQYSTLDFVDIAGLVKGASQGEGLGNKFLSNIRETEVILQIVRCFEDENIVHNEGSIDPLRDVEIIEGELILADIEVLANRIERLKKQAKADKSAKGALEIAEELLEFLGEGNLARNFEKADTDEYKQLAREVRFLTDKEIMYGANTDEEGLLEDNEYVKALREHAEKNNCELIKLCAKVEEELIGLEEDEAKEFLDELGVEESGLEQIIHKGFDKLGLMSYFTAGVKEVRSWTIRQNSTAPKAAAVIHNDFEKGFIRAEVIAYEDFIEFGGEAGAKEAGKMRLEGKEYIVQDGDVMHFRFNV; encoded by the coding sequence ATGGGATTAGCAATCGGCTTAGTAGGACTTCCAAACGTAGGTAAATCAACAACTTTCAATGCACTGACAAAGGCACAAAACGCGGAGGCAGCCAACTACCCATTTTGTACGATCGAGCCAAACAAGGCTGTTGTCCCGGTTCCGGATAAAAGACTTCATGAACTTGCAAAGATCGTCAACCCTGAAAGAATTCAATACTCTACTTTAGATTTTGTGGATATCGCAGGACTTGTAAAAGGTGCTTCACAGGGCGAAGGTCTTGGAAACAAATTTCTCTCGAACATTCGTGAAACAGAGGTTATTTTACAGATCGTTCGTTGTTTTGAAGATGAGAACATCGTTCACAATGAAGGCAGTATCGATCCATTGCGTGATGTCGAGATCATTGAAGGTGAACTTATCTTAGCCGATATCGAAGTACTTGCAAACAGAATCGAGCGACTGAAAAAACAGGCAAAAGCAGATAAAAGCGCAAAAGGAGCTCTTGAGATCGCAGAAGAACTTTTGGAGTTTTTAGGAGAAGGCAACTTAGCAAGAAACTTTGAAAAAGCCGATACAGACGAGTATAAACAACTTGCACGTGAAGTGAGATTTCTAACAGATAAAGAGATCATGTACGGTGCAAATACAGATGAAGAGGGTCTTTTAGAAGACAATGAATATGTAAAAGCCCTGCGTGAGCATGCCGAGAAGAATAACTGCGAACTTATCAAACTCTGTGCAAAAGTTGAGGAAGAACTCATCGGTCTTGAAGAGGATGAAGCAAAAGAGTTTCTTGATGAACTCGGCGTTGAAGAGTCAGGACTTGAGCAGATAATCCACAAAGGTTTTGATAAGCTTGGTCTTATGAGCTACTTTACCGCAGGTGTCAAAGAGGTTCGTTCTTGGACCATTCGTCAAAACTCAACTGCCCCAAAAGCTGCAGCAGTTATCCACAACGACTTTGAAAAAGGATTTATCCGTGCTGAAGTCATTGCCTATGAAGATTTTATCGAATTTGGCGGAGAAGCCGGAGCAAAAGAGGCAGGGAAAATGCGTCTTGAAGGTAAAGAGTATATCGTTCAAGATGGCGATGTCATGCACTTTAGATTTAACGTATAA
- the metE gene encoding 5-methyltetrahydropteroyltriglutamate--homocysteine S-methyltransferase, producing the protein MSKNYVLGFPRIGEQRELKKVLESYWSGKCDFNEVTTTASRLKKRHWEYQKDAGIEFISSNDFSLYDNMLDMAITLNAIPKRFQALKDEELYFAMARGKQDAVAMEMTKWFNTNYHYIVPELSLEDNYKLNATKIIEEYKEAKAANIKTKINIIGPITFLGLSKRVDRGDVYELYSKIIPVYEQLLHEISKLDDTVVVQIDEPIFVKDLEPKVLSLIKPAYDKLANAANNIKIAVVSYFEHSNEATKILLNTPIWAIGLDFVHGKENLDILELIAASNKTLIAGVVDGRNIWKNDILATQELLKSIEQTVPKEQLIISSSSSLLHTPYTLKYEVNMNNEIKNWLSYAVEKLDEIALISKLFFKGFETLSTNEKALLQANKEANTSRRSSPLIHDKAVQHRVSNISEFTREGSYEERIKIQKELLGYKELTTTTIGSFPQTPEVRHARREFKNGTITKERYEQEMKNYIDECVAFQEECGIEVLVHGEPERNDMVEYFGEQLKGYGFSQNGWVQSYGSRCVKPPFIYGDISRPKPMTVDWITYAQSKTDRIMKGMLTGPVTILNWSFVRDDMKRADVSKQIALAICDEVDDLQNAGIKMIQVDEAAFKEGYPLRKAKVEAYEDFAVRDFKLSVSSARKETQIHTHMCYSEFNDIIQTIEAMDADVISIETARSGNELLKIFAKVGYKQEVGPGVYDIHSPRIPSVEEIVTQIYSLLQVLPKEQLWINPDCGLKTRKWEEVKPSLKNMVEAVKIVREALK; encoded by the coding sequence ATGTCAAAAAACTACGTATTAGGATTTCCAAGAATTGGAGAACAAAGAGAACTAAAAAAAGTATTAGAGAGCTATTGGTCTGGAAAATGCGACTTCAATGAAGTCACAACAACAGCAAGCAGATTAAAAAAACGTCACTGGGAGTACCAAAAAGATGCAGGTATAGAGTTTATCAGCTCAAATGATTTTTCACTCTATGACAATATGCTTGATATGGCTATCACACTCAATGCCATCCCAAAAAGATTTCAAGCTCTCAAAGATGAAGAACTCTACTTTGCAATGGCAAGAGGAAAACAAGATGCCGTAGCTATGGAGATGACAAAATGGTTTAATACAAACTACCACTATATCGTTCCTGAACTCTCACTAGAAGATAACTACAAACTCAATGCTACAAAGATAATTGAAGAGTATAAAGAGGCAAAAGCTGCAAATATCAAAACGAAGATAAATATCATAGGTCCTATAACATTTTTGGGACTTTCAAAAAGAGTTGACAGGGGGGATGTCTATGAACTCTACAGTAAAATCATACCTGTTTATGAGCAACTGTTACACGAAATTTCCAAACTCGACGATACTGTTGTCGTTCAGATCGATGAACCGATATTTGTTAAGGATTTAGAACCGAAGGTACTCAGTCTTATCAAACCTGCCTATGACAAACTGGCAAATGCAGCTAATAATATCAAGATAGCGGTTGTCAGCTACTTTGAGCACTCAAATGAAGCAACAAAAATTCTTCTCAATACTCCTATATGGGCGATTGGTCTTGATTTTGTTCATGGCAAAGAAAATCTGGATATCCTTGAACTCATCGCTGCTTCCAATAAAACACTCATCGCCGGTGTAGTAGATGGAAGAAATATTTGGAAAAATGATATTTTAGCTACACAAGAACTGTTGAAGAGTATAGAGCAAACTGTTCCTAAAGAGCAGCTCATTATCTCTTCCTCTTCTTCACTGCTTCATACGCCATACACACTAAAGTATGAAGTGAATATGAACAACGAGATTAAGAACTGGCTTAGCTATGCCGTTGAAAAACTTGATGAGATCGCACTCATTTCAAAACTCTTCTTTAAAGGATTTGAAACACTGAGTACAAATGAAAAAGCATTACTACAGGCGAATAAAGAGGCAAATACAAGCAGAAGATCTTCACCGCTTATTCATGACAAAGCCGTACAACATAGAGTCAGTAACATCTCTGAGTTTACACGTGAGGGGAGCTATGAAGAACGCATAAAGATTCAAAAAGAACTCTTGGGTTATAAAGAACTGACAACGACAACCATCGGCTCGTTTCCACAGACACCGGAAGTAAGACATGCAAGACGAGAGTTTAAAAATGGCACTATCACCAAAGAAAGATATGAACAGGAGATGAAGAACTATATCGATGAGTGTGTTGCATTTCAAGAGGAGTGTGGTATTGAAGTTCTTGTCCATGGCGAACCTGAACGAAATGATATGGTCGAATATTTTGGCGAACAGTTAAAAGGATATGGTTTCAGTCAAAACGGCTGGGTACAAAGCTATGGAAGCCGTTGTGTAAAACCACCCTTCATCTATGGTGATATCAGTCGTCCAAAACCAATGACGGTTGATTGGATTACATATGCACAAAGTAAAACCGACAGAATCATGAAAGGTATGCTTACAGGTCCGGTAACAATTCTCAACTGGTCATTTGTTCGTGATGATATGAAACGTGCTGATGTCAGCAAACAGATTGCCTTAGCTATCTGTGATGAAGTTGATGACCTGCAAAATGCTGGAATCAAAATGATACAGGTTGATGAAGCGGCATTTAAAGAGGGATATCCTCTGCGCAAAGCAAAAGTAGAGGCTTATGAGGATTTTGCCGTAAGAGACTTCAAACTATCTGTCAGCTCCGCTAGAAAAGAGACGCAGATTCATACGCACATGTGTTACAGCGAATTTAATGATATCATTCAGACTATTGAAGCGATGGATGCGGATGTTATTTCCATAGAGACTGCCAGAAGTGGTAATGAACTACTTAAAATCTTTGCAAAAGTGGGTTATAAACAAGAAGTTGGACCGGGTGTATATGATATTCACTCACCACGTATTCCATCTGTGGAAGAGATAGTAACACAGATATATTCGCTCTTGCAAGTTTTACCAAAAGAACAACTCTGGATCAATCCTGACTGCGGTCTAAAAACAAGAAAATGGGAAGAGGTAAAACCAAGCCTTAAAAATATGGTTGAAGCTGTAAAAATCGTTCGAGAAGCATTAAAATAA
- a CDS encoding phosphoglycolate phosphatase encodes MIKLTDKKLILFDLDGTLIDSVPDLAASVNYMMRSLRLEPYSVEQIRSWVGNGASTLVKRALAGEADISNVDIGNNFFEEALDLFLDHYSHNLAKETYLYEGVKETLDTLYKRDFIMTIVTNKPCEFIEPILDALEIKEYFSLLLGANSLEKKKPNPEVIFHTLEKFNIKKYESVIVGDSKNDIIAAHNAGIDSLAVTYGYNYEENIQEYDPTGVVDRFEKLTEIIG; translated from the coding sequence ATGATAAAACTTACAGATAAAAAACTCATACTCTTTGATCTTGATGGCACGCTCATTGACAGTGTTCCTGACCTTGCTGCTTCAGTAAACTATATGATGCGCTCATTGCGGCTTGAGCCTTACAGTGTAGAACAAATAAGAAGCTGGGTTGGTAACGGTGCATCAACACTTGTAAAGCGGGCCTTAGCAGGAGAAGCTGATATCTCAAATGTAGATATAGGCAATAATTTTTTTGAAGAGGCTTTGGATCTTTTTTTAGATCATTACAGTCACAATCTTGCAAAAGAGACCTATCTGTATGAGGGTGTCAAAGAGACACTTGATACTTTGTACAAACGTGACTTCATAATGACAATAGTTACAAACAAACCCTGTGAATTTATAGAACCTATTTTGGATGCTTTAGAGATAAAAGAGTATTTTTCCTTATTGCTTGGTGCAAACTCTTTAGAGAAAAAAAAACCGAACCCTGAGGTGATTTTCCATACACTTGAGAAATTTAATATTAAAAAGTATGAATCTGTAATAGTAGGAGATTCAAAAAATGACATCATAGCAGCGCACAATGCCGGCATAGACTCACTTGCAGTGACATACGGGTATAATTACGAAGAAAACATTCAAGAGTATGACCCAACAGGTGTTGTAGATAGATTTGAAAAATTGACTGAGATAATTGGATAG
- a CDS encoding MTH1187 family thiamine-binding protein, with product MSVLLEFAMFPTSDNCREGSSVSKQVAKIIDAIDKSGVAYQLTPMGTVVETKTMREALDIIELAYEQVKDCERVYSSLKFDIRHNSENRLINKIKSVENNLQREVHK from the coding sequence ATGAGTGTACTTTTAGAATTTGCGATGTTTCCGACATCAGATAACTGCCGTGAGGGTTCAAGTGTTTCAAAACAGGTGGCAAAGATCATTGATGCTATAGATAAAAGTGGTGTGGCATATCAGCTTACGCCTATGGGCACAGTTGTGGAAACCAAAACGATGCGTGAGGCACTTGATATTATAGAACTTGCTTATGAGCAGGTGAAAGATTGTGAGAGGGTTTACAGCTCTTTAAAGTTTGATATCCGGCATAATTCAGAAAATAGACTAATAAATAAAATAAAGTCTGTAGAAAATAATCTCCAAAGAGAAGTACATAAGTAG